A stretch of Eubalaena glacialis isolate mEubGla1 chromosome 10, mEubGla1.1.hap2.+ XY, whole genome shotgun sequence DNA encodes these proteins:
- the IL10RA gene encoding interleukin-10 receptor subunit alpha codes for MLPRLILQLAALLSLLLGSRAHELPRPSSAWFEAEFFYHVLHWTPIPNQSESTYYEVELLRYGVEPIYWNPIRSCSQTLVLSCDLTMQTLDLYHSNGYRARVRAVDGGQLSNWTSPNTRFSVDEVTLTVAGVKLEMHDGIILGVIQLPRPKMAPAGDTYESIFHNFREYEIEVRKVPGRYKSYDKIKHENFSLPVPRGVGEFCVRVKPSVSSRVNKEVWSKEECIVLTPQYFTVTNLSIFFTFVLLLYGALAFFLALQLYVRHRGKLPTVLVFKKPSPFSLISQLSCPETRDTIHPLDEEAFPKVSPELRDSELHGSTDSGFSSAKPSLQTDEPQFLLPAPHPQAGGTLGKGATRLPENSCSSGGSKSTDSGICLQEPSLSPGTEPNWEPQVGSDSRDQDDSGIGLVQNSEGQPEGVQGGSALDHVSPLGPEVAAGEDPAAGAFQGYLKQTRCPEERAAEAGGLEEESSSTDGLGPKFRTCVDAEVDWPLPALAKGYLKQDPPEMTLTPSGAPAGQWNPPTEDWSLLGLTSCGDLGTSDWSFAHDLAHRECVAAPGGLLGSFDSDLVALPLISSLHSSE; via the exons ATGCTGCCGCGCCTGATACTGCAGCTTGCGGCCCTCCTCAGCCTGCTCCTCGGCTCTCGCGCGCACG AACTGCCCAGACCTTCATCTGCGTGGTTTGAAGCAGAATTTTTCTACCACGTCCTCCACTGGACTCCCATCCCGAATCAGTCTGAAAGTACCTACTATGAAGTGGAGCTCCTGCG GTATGGAGTAGAGCCCATCTACTGGAACCCCATCCGCAGCTGTAGCCAGACCCTGGTGCTGTCCTGTGATCTCACCATGCAGACCCTGGACCTGTATCATAGCAATGGTTACCGAGCCAGAGTCCGGGCAGTGGACGGAGGCCAGCTCTCAAACTGGACCTCTCCCAACACCCGCTTCTCTGTGGATGAAG TGACTCTGACAGTTGCCGGCGTGAAGCTAGAGATGCACGATGGCATCATCCTTGGGGTCATCCAGCTCCCCAGGCCCAAGATGGCCCCTGCAGGCGACACATATGAAAGCATCTTCCACAACTTCCGGGAGTATGAGATTGAGGTTCGCAAGGTACCAGGACGATATAAG TCCTATGACAAGATAAAACATGAAAACTTTAGCCTCCCAGTCCCGAGAGGGGTGGGAGAGTTCTGTGTCAGGGTGAAACCATCTGTCAGCTCCCGAGTGAACAAGGAGGTCTGGTCCAAGGAGGAGTGCATCGTGCTCACCCCACAGT ATTTCACCGTGACCAACCTCAGCATCTTCTTCACCTTTGTCCTGCTGCTCTACGGAGCCCTGGCCTTCTTCCTGGCCCTCCAGCTGTATGTGCGTCACCGGGGGAAGCTGCCTACCGTCCTG GTCTTCAAGAAGCCCAGTCCCTTCAGCCTCATCAGCCAGCTTTCCTGCCCAGAGACCCGAGACACCATTCATCCCCTCGATGAGGAGGCCTTCCCCAAGGTGTCCCCAGAGCTGAGGGACTCGGAGCTGCACGGCAGCACGGACAGCGGCTTCAGCAGTGCCAAGCCATCCCTGCAGACTGATGAGCCCCagttcctcctccctgccccccacccgcAGGCTGGGGGTACTTTGGGAAAGGGGGCGACCCGGTTGCCGGAGAACAGCTGCAGTAGCGGCGGCAGCAAAAGTACAGACAGCGGGATCTGCTTGCAGGAGCCCAGCCTGAGTCCTGGCACGGAGCCCAACTGGGAGCCGCAGGTGGGGAGCGACAGCCGGGACCAGGATGACAGTGGCATTGGCCTGGTCCAGAACTCTGAGGGGCAGCCTGAGGGTGTTCAGGGTGGCTCAGCTTTGGACCATGTTAGTCCCCTGGGACCGGAGGTGGCTGCGGGAGAAGACCCAGCCGCAGGGGCCTTCCAGGGCTACCTGAAGCAGACCCGGTGCCCAGAGGAGAGGGCAGCCGAGGCAGGCGGCCTGGAAGAAGAGTCCTCCTCAACAGATGGCCTTGGCCCCAAATTCAGGACATGCGTGGATGCTGAGGTGGACTGGCCTCTACCAGCCCTGGCCAAGGGCTATTTGAAACAGGACCCCCCAGAAATGACTCTCACTCCCTCAGGGGCCCCAGCTGGACAGTGGAACCCACCAACTGAGGATTGGTCACTCCTGGGCTTGACCAGCTGTGGTGACCTTGGCACATCTGACTGGAGCTTTGCCCATGATCTTGCCCATCGGGAGTGTGTGGCAGCCCCAGGCGGTCTCCTGGGCAGCTTTGACTCAGACCTGGTCGCCCTGCCACTGATCTCCAGCCTGCACTCAAGTGAGTGA